The following are from one region of the Pocillopora verrucosa isolate sample1 chromosome 3, ASM3666991v2, whole genome shotgun sequence genome:
- the LOC131798464 gene encoding PH and SEC7 domain-containing protein 1 isoform X4: MQHTYPGTRERARPFLRSFSVADPKLAICQARLKRSASAPNHRNRSHTDQLPRRAITKKEDKNMQKGTSTSTEDVRAVGRMSLIGLEQGVDGIFVRRKDDVVERVITDFPVRVNVPSSRTDKINRPENFKRQSYPNEEHRTSWESLPESCINCGQPVDYSKDIEYKYSMESSQASKYLTCRKCGHVRNYSSGGRSLPGTPYSNHKTLEPSPFGLSTKHNQSPTKLNGNVNYKPGPSLGEKGITSDYSKTASSDSKRVLNGGLKKEKGMFENLPGPDSAGRQYNDPLYESPSALAQRLFNLDGFSREEVTPELSKNTTYGKAVAIEYLKFFDFQNETITEALQKFLMAFHLSGETQERERILIPFSKRYQECNNPEYGSEDATHTLVCAIFLLNSDLHGETLHKKMTQAQFIENLSDLCDGKDFPKDLLKAIYQEIKAKPLEGFGFERIPASSPGKRTPTPNGIKGTPGNPFVEIRGSDSDKVYKEGLLYRKVTMSSEGKKTSAWKRKWMPFFATLKGMILFLHKSDEVTGPEHTRNCLGVHHSLASRATDYIKRPFVFRFVTSDWREFLFQAKNFRDMNEWIDAINLVAATFSAPPLPAPVGSCKRFQRPVLPFSCTQLSLMKQLEHHETKSKEAEGQLIESLQSKPQNVTGREFEEWQEKHEFLDYEYKRYKMYVNVLRGSKLESKLREKPRGSGRSVESIMLQMKRCSSLGDLDLSSGYKGRNVRESYVMAIYKG; encoded by the exons ATGCAACATACAT ACCCTGGGACTAGGGAGCGTGCACGTCCATTTCTCAGATCATTTTCCGTTGCTGACCCTAAACTAGCCATTTGCCAAGCAAGGCTGAAGAGATCTGCTTCAGCACCAAATCATCGTAACCGCTCTCACACTGATCAACTCCCTCGAAGAGCAATCACAAAGAAAGAGGACAAAAACATGCAGAAGGGGACTAGCACAAGTACAGAAGATGTCCGAGCTGTGGGTCGTATGAGTCTTATAGGATTGGAGCAGGGCGTTGATGGTATATTTGTTCGAAGAAAAGATGATGTGGTAGAAAGAGTAATCACTGACTTTCCTGTGCGTGTTAATGTCCCTTCAAGTAGAACAGATAAAATTAATCGGCCTGAAAACTTTAAACGACAGAGTTATCCCAATGAGGAACACAGAACTAGTTGGGAATCTTTACCAGAAAGTTGCATTAATTGTGGACAACCAGTTGATTATTCTAAAGACATAGAATACAAATATTCCATGGAATCATCTCAGGCATCAAAATATTTAACATGTAGAAAATGTGGGCATGTCAGGAATTATTCTTCTGGTGGAAGAAGCCTACCGGGAACCCCGTACTCAAATCATAAAACACTAGAACCTTCTCCATTTGGATTGTCAACTAAACACAATCAGTCACCAACTAAACTTAATGGAAATGTGAATTACAAACCTGGTCCGTCACTTGGCGAGAAAGGAATTACATCAGATTATAGTAAAACTGCTTCAAGTGATTCTAAAAGAGTACTTAATGGAGGtcttaaaaaggaaaagggaatGTTTGAGAACTTGCCAGGCCCTGATTCTGCTGGTAGACAATACAATGACCCACTTTACGAGAGTCCATCAGCTTTAGCACAAAGACTGTTTAATTTAGATGGATTCAGTAGAGAAGAGGTTACTCCAGAACTCAGTAAAAA caCAACCTATGGAAAAGCAGTGGCTATTGAATATCTcaaattctttgattttcaaaatgAGACTATCACAGAGGCTCTTCAGAAGTTCCTTATGGCTTTCCATTTGAGTGGAGAAACGCAAGAGAGGGAGagaattttaattcctttttccaAGAGATATCAAGAGTGTAACAATCCTGAGTATGGATCAGAAG ATGCAACTCACACTTTAGTCTGCGCCATCTTTTTGCTAAATTCTGATCTTCATGGTGAG ACCCTTCATAAGAAGATGACACAAGCACAGTTTATAGAAAATTTGTCAGACCTCTGTGATGGAAAAGACTTTCCTAAAGATTTACTGaag GCGATATACCAAGAAATCAAAGCTAAACCATTGGAGGGTTTCGG TTTTGAAAGGATTCCTGCATCAAGTCCAGGCAAGAGAACTCCAACACCAAATGGGATAAAG GGAACCCCTGGAAATCCTTTTGTAGAG ATTCGAGGTAGTGACTCTGATAAGGTATACAAAGAAGGACTCTTGTACAGGAAAGTCACCATGAGCtctgaaggaaagaaaa CTTCTGcttggaaaagaaaatggatGCCTTTTTTTGCAACACTCAAAGGAATGATCCTCTTCCTCCACAAG TCAGATGAGGTAACTGGGCCAGAGCATACTAGAAACTGTTTAGGTGTACACCACTCTTTGGCCAGTCGAGCTACAGATTATATCAAAAGGCCTTTTGTATTTAGATTTGTCACTTCCGATTGGAGAGAATTCCTTTTTCAAGCAAA gAATTTTCGTGATATGAATGAGTGGATTGATGCCATTAACCTAGTGGCTGCCACATTTTCTGCTCCACCCTTACCAGCACCTGTTGGTTCATG caaaagATTTCAGCGACCTGTCCTTCCTTTCTCCTGCACTCAGCTCTCTCTT ATGAAGCAGTTAGAACACCATGAGACAAAG AGTAAAGAGGCAGAAGGACAGTTGATTGAAAGTTTACAAAGCAAGCCACAGAATGTAACTGGCAGAGAGTTTGAG GAGTGGCAAGAAAAACATGAATTCTTGGATTATGAG TACAAAAGATACAAGATGTATGTGAACGTTCTGCGGGGATCAAAGTTGGAGAGTAAATTGCGAGAAAAGCCTCGTGGCTCCGGCAGGTCTGTTGAATCTATCATGTTGCAGATGAAGCGCTGTAGTTCCCTGGGGGATTTAGATTTGTCCAGTGGTTACAAGGGGAGGAATGTTCGAGAAAGTTATGTTATGGCAATTTATAAGGGTTGA